From Chaetodon auriga isolate fChaAug3 chromosome 10, fChaAug3.hap1, whole genome shotgun sequence, a single genomic window includes:
- the arhgef25a gene encoding rho guanine nucleotide exchange factor 25 isoform X3: MKGGHHHHRHHRGCGCQHLFRKVLAKCGCCYARVRDSYSAAGSEGSISTSVASLPPQASGSSAPSSPGSRRSVSTLKKWLTNPVRKLSAGASAKGERQVRKLEGKPPPLPSHSQDLGSPPRPDETLTILPVTHRELEWKDGLASPEDLSPATLQSPSYITDSLIGCTSLPNTQDTQSTSVLPDDSGSVLMDDTSSQWSAAADTEEERKSALEKSMYVLKELIETEKHYVADLGLIVEGYMGTMNSKSIPEDMKGKDKIVFGNIHQIFDWHKDYFLGELEKCLAEPERLAQLFIKHERRLHMYVVYCQNKPKSEHIVSEYIETYFEELRQQLGHRLQLNDLLIKPVQRIMKYQLLLKDFLKYYTKAGMDTEELEKAVEVMCFVPKRCNDMMNVGRLQGFEGKITAQGKLLQQDTFTVTEQDSSFLSRAKERRVFLFEQLVIFSEPIDRKKGFSLPGYIFKNSIKVSCLGVEPSVDGDDARFVLTSRNPDGSVVRFQLQASSPEICRAWVNDVVQILESQRNFLNALQSPIEYQRRESKSNSLGRCMRPPLSAASALRPHSSASIDRHKLPSLHSHNTSLPTLYLPSQGQGQGPSETYSSRDPTVVQPCPADSHTVSPSHVQLGFADQPNCQAVSNGLYTPTTQSAQQRAGEGCRRGQATDAGSQAPSSGPSAGRRPSNLAQLAEDDL; this comes from the exons ATTCATACTCGGCAGCAGGCAGTGAGGGCAGCATCTCCACCTCTGTGGCATCACTGCCCCCTCAGGCGTCAGGCAGCTCGGCCCCCAGCTCCCCAGGCTCCAGACGCTCTGTGAGCACCTTGAAGAAGTGGCTCACGAATCCTGTCCGCAAACTCAGCGCCGGGGCCAGCGCCAAAGGGGAGCGTCAGGTGCGCAAACTTGAGGGAAAGCCTCCACCTCTTCCATCCCACAGCCAGGATCTGGGCAGCCCCCCGAGACCTGACGAGACACTCACCATCCTGCCCGTCACCCACAGAGAACTG GAGTGGAAAGATGGCCTGGCAAGCCCTGAGGACCTGTCACCGGCTACACTACAGTCCCCCAGCTACATAACTGACTCCCTTATTGGCTGTACGTCACTGCCAAACACCCAG GACACTCAGTCCACCAGTGTTCTGCCAGACGACAGCGGCTCTGTCTTGATGGACGACACCTCCAGCCAATGGTCAGCTGCGGCtgacactgaggaggagaggaagagtgcCTTAGAGAAAAGCAT GTATGTACTGAAGGAGCTTatagagacagagaagcacTATGTGGCAGACCTGGGGCTCATAGTGGAG GGCTACATGGGCACAATGAACTCCAAAAGTATACCGGAGGACATGAAGGGAAAAGACAAGATTGTTTTCGGGAACATTCACCAAATATTTGACTGGCATAAAGA CTACTTCCTGGGAGAGCTGGAGAAGTGTTTGGCAGAGCCAGAGAGGCTGGCTCAGCTCTTCATTAAACAT GAGAGGCGTCTGCATATGTATGTTGTATACTGTCAGAACAAGCCCAAGTCGGAACACATCGTCTCAGAGTATATTGAGACTTACTTTGAG GAGTTGCGGCAGCAGCTGGgccacaggctgcagctcaATGACCTGCTCATCAAACCTGTCCAGAGGATCATGAAGTACCAGCTGCTGCTCAAG GACTTCCTGAAGTATTACACCAAAGCTGGGATGGACACGGAGGAGTTGGAG AAAGCGGTAGAAGTGATGTGCTTTGTGCCAAAACGCTGCAATGACATGATGAATGTGGGCAGACTACAAGGCTTTGAG GGGAAGATCACAGCCCAGGGCAAACTGCTCCAGCAAGACACCTTCACTGTTACCGAGCAGGACAGTAGCTTCCTGTCCCGAGCCAAGGAAAGACGGGTCTTCCTATTTGAGCAGCTGGTCATCTTCAGTGAGCCAATTGACAGGAAGAAAGGTTTCTCCCTCCCTGGATACATCTTTAAGAACAGCATCAAG GTGAGCTGCCTGGGGGTGGAGCCCAGCGTGGATGGCGATGACGCCCGCTTTGTGTTGACATCACGCAACCCTGACGGCAGTGTGGTGCGCTTCCAGTTGCAGGCCTCCTCCCCTGAGATCTGCAGGGCCTGGGTCAACGATGTTGTTCAGATCTTGGAATCCCAGCGTAACTTCCTCAATG CCTTACAGTCACCGATTGAGTACCAGCGGCGAGAGAGCAAGTCTAATAGCCTGGGCCGCTGCATGAGGCCCCCCCTGTCTGCTGCCAGTGCCCTTCGGCCCCACTCGTCCGCCTCTATAGACCGTCATAAGCTGCCCTCCCTTCACTCTCACAACACCTCCCTGCCCACGCTCTACCTGCCCAGCCAAGGCCAGGGCCAAGGACCCAGTGAGACATACTCATCGCGGGAT CCCACCGTGGTCCAGCCGTGCCCTGCTGACTCCCACACTGTTTCTCCATCACATGTCCAGCTGGGCTTCGCCGATCAGCCAAACTGTCAAGCTGTGTCAAATGGGCTGTACACACCCACCACACAAAGTGCACAG cagagagcaggagagggctGCCGAAGGGGTCAAGCTACTGATGCTGGGAGCCAGGCTCCATCGTCAGGACCCTCAGCTGGGCGACGGCCCAGCAACCTAGCTCAGCTAGCCGAGGATGACCTATGA
- the sp5l gene encoding sp5 transcription factor-like, with translation MAALAIQRTDNFLHTFLQDRTPSSSPEGAPNALSFLATTCSQAWQVGGSMGSEGSQFPYEGTVSSTSGMFQLWSNDMAPSTALSTHQMTFTVPKVQFPGHMQSGLSHHHHHPHHHHHHELPLTPPAEPPSSYSFELSPVKVLSSQPQANSSYYPQHNSVGQNFPSFLQNSSARHHLPGGHVEDGQQWWSLPQTNATPSNHPFSIGRQLVLGHQPQIAALLQGTSKGLLSSTRRCRRCKCPNCQANGGGLEFGKKRLHICHIPECGKVYKKTSHLKAHLRWHAGERPFICNWLFCGKSFTRSDELQRHLRTHTGEKRFGCQQCGKRFMRSDHLSKHVKTHQTRKSRSGQPSQSTDPLITNIKRE, from the exons ATGGCTGCGTTGGCGATACAAAGGACTGACAACTTTTTGCACACCTTTTTACAG GACCGGACGCCCAGCTCCTCTCCAGAGGGAGCACCTAACGCCCTCTCCTTCCTGGCCACCACCTGTAGCCAGGCCTGGCAGGTGGGAGGCTCTATGGGCTCAGAAGGCTCCCAGTTCCCCTACGAGGGCACCGTCAGCTCCACATCAGGAATGTTTCAGCTCTGGAGCAATGACATGGCACCCAGCACGGCCCTCAGCACACACCAGATGACCTTCACGGTACCCAAGGTGCAGTTCCCCGGACACATGCAGTCTGGCCTcagtcaccatcatcaccaccctcatcatcaccaccaccatgaGCTGCCTCTCACTCCTCCGGCTGAACCTCCCTCTTCCTACTCCTTCGAACTGTCCCCTGTTAAGGTGCTGTCCTCGCAGCCACAGGCCAACAGCTCCTATTACCCTCAGCACAACAGTGTGGGACAAAACTTCCCCAGCTTCCTCCAGAACTCCTCAGCCAGGCATCACCTGCCTGGAGGCCATGTGGAGGACGGTCAGCAATGGTGGAGCCTACCCCAAACCAACGCCACCCCGTCCAACCATCCCTTCTCCATCGGCAGACAGCTGGTTTTGGGCCACCAGCCTCAGATAGCTGCTCTTCTCCAGGGCACCTCCAAGGGCTTGCTGAGCTCCACAcgccgctgccgccgctgcAAGTGCCCCAACTGCCAGGCCAATGGCGGAGGCTTAGAGTTCGGAAAGAAGAGACTGCACATCTGCCACATCCCGGAGTGTGGCAAAGTGTACAAGAAGACCTCTCACCTGAAGGCACATCTGCGCTGGCATGCCGGGGAGAGGCCCTTCATCTGTAACTGGCTCTTCTGCGGTAAAAGCTTCACCCGTTCAGACGAGCTGCAGCGGCACCTccgcacacacactggagagaaGCGCTTTGGGTGCCAGCAATGCGGCAAGAGGTTCATGAGGAGTGACCACCTCTCCAAACATGTCAAGACCCACCAAACCAGGAAGAGTCGGTCTGGGCAGCCTTCACAGAGCACGGACCCTCTGATCACCAACATCAAGAGAGAGTAA